Below is a window of Anaerolineales bacterium DNA.
GAACCGGCTCTGCAGGATGCAGGAGGTCTGAAACCCGATATCCTCTTCGTGGGGAACATGATCGCTCCGGCTGCCTCCCATCAGGCACACTTGGGTGCGCTGATCTCCGATTACAGTGGGCTGGAAGGAATTGAAGCTTCTACTATTGAAGCAGGAGGTGCCTCGGGCGGCGCGGCCTTGCGCATGGGTTACCTGGCAGTAAAGTCGGGGGAAGCCAAGGCGGCCTTGGTGCTGGGCCTTGAAAAGACTACCGACCAGCTTGGCCCAGGGGCTGAGAGTATGCAGACCCTGGGTGAAGACAGCGATTACGAAGCGGTGCAGGGGTTGACCCCCAATGCCCAGGCAGCCCTGTTGATGAGGCGCTACATGCACCAGTATGGCGTCGAGCACGAAGCCTTCGCGGGCTTCCCCATCCTGGCACATGCCAACGCCATGACCAACCCGCACGCCATGTATCACAACCGGGTGACCAAGGAAGCCTACCAGAATGCCGACCCGCTCAGTGATCCCCTGACCTTATTCGACACCGCCCCGGTGGCAGATGGCGCGGCGGCAGTGTTACTGACCTTACCCGAGCTCTTGCCAACCGGCTATGCGCAACCCCTGGTACGTATCACTGGCTCCAGCCTGGTCACCGACCGATTAGCCATCCATGATCGACCCGACCCGCTGGCATTCGATGCCGCCCAGCGCTCGGTGGAACGCGCCTG
It encodes the following:
- a CDS encoding acetyl-CoA acetyltransferase (Catalyzes the synthesis of acetoacetyl coenzyme A from two molecules of acetyl coenzyme A. It can also act as a thiolase, catalyzing the reverse reaction and generating two-carbon units from the four-carbon product of fatty acid oxidation), coding for MSDVVIVGLGQTDVGEHYGISLRDLALLAIEPALQDAGGLKPDILFVGNMIAPAASHQAHLGALISDYSGLEGIEASTIEAGGASGGAALRMGYLAVKSGEAKAALVLGLEKTTDQLGPGAESMQTLGEDSDYEAVQGLTPNAQAALLMRRYMHQYGVEHEAFAGFPILAHANAMTNPHAMYHNRVTKEAYQNADPLSDPLTLFDTAPVADGAAAVLLTLPELLPTGYAQPLVRITGSSLVTDRLAIHDRPDPLAFDAAQRSVERACRQAGILPTDVDLFELYDSYSIYAALALEASGFSKRGQGWKLAQDGVLSRDGELPIATFGGLKARGNPGGATGVYQAMEATLQLRGQAGLNQVAEAHKALIQCLAGPASTAVTHVLEAL